The Eriocheir sinensis breed Jianghai 21 chromosome 49, ASM2467909v1, whole genome shotgun sequence genome has a segment encoding these proteins:
- the LOC126981897 gene encoding uncharacterized protein LOC126981897 isoform X3 — translation MVCASLRGTTARARSLTGPAILKDASAAPPRPRRRRTSARSRRRARRRRASASPNTSAARARPARRDARARTASAATAQKKTCEELKGRCVKYNKLDEKCLGTQDLTAHCRSHKKICCLPPAQDAAVATQPCAAGVGATGGEAGGEAAGEQTGAQVAAGGEAGAEQPTGEAGAEQPAGEAGAEQPAGEAGAEQPAGEAGAEQPAGEAGAEQPAGEAGAEQPAGEAGAEQPAGEAGAEQPAGEAGAEQPAGEAGAEQPAGEVGAEAEQAGEQAGEQPDGEQPAAGAAEGEAAAAGEGAGRHIRAAEEEGQDDDEEEFDEEEYEDEEEDEDAEEDVEEEEEEEEFPLEGEASQIVLRRVNKNGEEILDSLTQRKVKKNKNEKKNKKNKTKKNKTNKNEKNKTNKNEKNKKNKTKNNKKNKVSKNKGTENRATAEGETESKGQSCRLGKKCKKANGVCQSPWDNCKGQIIDGACDTEGCVCCAPKTKKKKNKCKIQKACRKKKGKCQPEHKRCKGKTSKKGCKGKNCVCCYKEPEVCEPSEECTKVEGQCQSKDSECAGWIIEEKCAGDNCVCCINEQVVCDQADECEKIKGVCQSRSSECDGWAIDNMCTGDDCVCCIDEQVVCEQSMECEKIHGKCQDKDSECHGWAIDKVCEGENCVCCIHEEPVCEQSVECMKIKGQCQGKKAACNGWVIEKVCDGEDCVCCIDETTTTTTAAPTTTTAPVTTTTTAPTTTTAPTTTTTAPATTTTTVAPTTTTTAAPTTTTTTPTPTTTTTTPAPTTTTTTTTTTPTTTSTSTTTTSTTTTTTTTTTTTTTTTTTT, via the exons ATGGTGTGTGCCAGTCTCCGTGGGACAACTGCAAGGGCCAGATCATTGACGGGGCCTGCGATACTGAAGGATGCGTCTGCTGCGCCC ccaagaccaagaagaagaagaacaagtgcAAGATCCAGAAGGCgtgcaagaagaagaagggcaagtgCCAGCCCGAACACAAGCGCTGCAAGGGCAAGACCAGCAAGAAGGGATGCAAGGGCAAGAACTGCGTCTGCTGCTACA GCTCAGAAGAAGACCTGCGAGGAACTCAAGGGTCGGTGCGTCAAATATAATAAGTTGGACGAGAAGTGCCTTGGCACCCAAGACTTGACCGCGCACTGCCGAAGCCATAAGAAGATCTGCTGCCTGCCTCCAG CCCAAGACGCCGCCGTTGCCACTCAACCATGCGCTGCGGGGGTTGGTGCGACAGGTGGTGAGGCAGGTGGAGAGGCAGCAGGTGAGCAGACAGGTGCGCAGGTGGCGGCGGGAGGCGAAGCAGGAGCAGAACAGCCAACAGgggaagcaggagcagaacagccagcaggggaagcaggagcagaacagccagcaggggaagcaggagcagaacagccagcaggggaagcaggagcagaacagccagcaggggaagcaggagcagaacagccagcaggggaagcaggagcagaacagccagcaggggaagcaggagcagaacagccagcaggggaagcaggagcagaacagccagcaggggaagcaggagcagaacagccagcaggggaagcaggagcagaacaGCCAGCAGGGGAAGTAGGAGCAGAAGCAGAACAGGCAGGAGAACAGGCAGGAGAACAACCAGATGGAGAGCAGCCAGCAGCAGGAGCCGCAGAaggcgaagcagcagcagcaggagaaggagcaggTCGCCACATTAGGGCAGcagaggaagaaggacaagatgatgatgaggaagagttcgacgaagaagaatatgaagacgaggaagaagatgaagatgccgaagaagacgtagaagaagaggaagaggaagaagagttccCATTGGAAGGAGAGGCAAGCCAAATAGTGTTGAGAAGAGTAAacaagaatggagaagaaatatTGGATAGCTTGAcgcagaggaaggtgaagaagaacaagaacgagaagaagaacaagaagaataagacgaagaagaacaagacaaacaagaatgagaagaacaagacaaacaagaatgagaagaacaagaagaataagacgaagaacaacaagaagaacaaagtgAGCAAGAACAAGGGCACGGAGAACAGGGCCACCGCCGAAGGGGAGACTGAATCCAAGGGCCAAt CGTGTCGTCTTGGCAAGAAGTGCAAGAAGGCCAATGGTGTGTGCCAGTCTCCGTGGGACAACTGCAAGGGCCAGATCATTGACGGGGCCTGCGATACTGAAGGATGCGTCTGCTGCGCCC ccaagaccaagaagaagaagaacaagtgcAAGATCCAGAAGGCGTGcaggaagaagaagggcaagtGCCAGCCCGAACACAAGCGCTGCAAGGGCAAGACCAGCAAGAAGGGATGCAAGGGCAAGAACTGCGTCTGCTGCTACA AGGAACCCGAGGTGTGCGAGCCATCCGAGGAATGCACCAAGGTTGAGGGCCAGTGTCAGAGCAAGGATAGTGAATGTGCTGGTTGGATCATTGAGGAGAAGTGCGCCGGAGATAATTGTGTTTGTTGCATCA atGAGCAGGTGGTGTGCGATCAAGCAGATGAGTGTGAGAAGATCAAGGGCGTTTGCCAGAGCAGGTCAAGCGAGTGCGATGGTTGGGCCATTGACAACATGTGCACCGGTGATGACTGTGTGTGTTGCATCG ATGAGCAGGTGGTGTGCGAACAGTCCATGGAGTGTGAGAAGATCCACGGCAAGTGCCAGGACAAGGACAGCGAGTGCCACGGCTGGGCCATCGACAAAGTGTGCGAGGGTGAAAACTGCGTGTGTTGCATCC ATGAGGAGCCGGTGTGTGAACAGTCAGTGGAGTGTATGAAGATCAAGGGCCAGTGTCAGGGCAAGAAGGCAGCATGCAACGGCTGGGTCATTGAGAAAGTGTGTGACGGCGAGGACTGTGTGTGTTGCATCG ATGagacaacaaccaccacaaccgcagcacccaccaccaccacagcacccgtcaccaccaccaccacagcacccaccaccaccacagcacccaccaccaccaccacagcacccgccaccaccaccacaaccgtagcacccaccactaccacaacagccgcaccaacaaccaccaccaccacccccactccaacaaccactaccactaccccagcaccaaccaccaccaccacaaccaccaccacaacccccaccactacctctactagcACCACTaccacaagtaccaccaccaccacgactaccaccaccaccaccaccaccactactaccaccactacttaa